In Zingiber officinale cultivar Zhangliang chromosome 8B, Zo_v1.1, whole genome shotgun sequence, a single genomic region encodes these proteins:
- the LOC122015218 gene encoding probable serine/threonine-protein kinase PBL17 — MGGCFSLCIEKRKLAAPQDRASGKCHNGVSLLPPPKDIEDLRLIAEYGGVNRFTYSELRAATRYFRPDQILGEGGFGIVYKGVIDENVRPGFESTRVAVKELNKEGFQGDKEWLAEVNYLGQLSHPNLVKLIGYCCEGDHRLLVYEYMACGSLENHLFQRVCLTLPWSTRMKIALGAAKGLAFLHGAERSIIYRDFKASNILLDADYNAKLSDFGLAKEGPIGDQTHVSTRVMGTYGYAAPEYIMTGHLTARSDVYGFGVVLLEMLLGRKAVDKSRSNRDFNLVDFARPLLINSRKLLRIIDPRMDGQYSNRVAVEVASMAHRCLSHNPKGRPTMDQVVEILQGIQDLPESMEDLLLQNGSIAITLYEAPKEDETTPSNYKKEDGTNMHHRRRTRHGNERSKSEPPADFNLFSPSPDSDKLHQVTKPKSRRTRIAKPSLDQLYDVL; from the exons ATGGGCGGATGTTTTTCTCTCTGTATTGAAAAAC GCAAACTTGCTGCTCCACAAGATCGAGCAAGTGGAAAGTGCCATAATGGTGTAAGCCTTCTACCTCCTCCAAAGGATATTGAAGATTTGAGACTCATAGCTGAGTATGGAGGTGTCAACAGATTTACATATAGTGAGCTAAGAGCAGCTACTAGATATTTCAGGCCTGATCAAATTCTTGGAGAGGGTGGTTTTGGAATTGTGTACAAAGGTGTTATAGATGAGAATGTCAGGCCAGGGTTTGAGTCCACCCGAGTTGCTGTGAAAGAGCTAAACAAAGAAGGGTTCCAGGGGGACAAGGAATGGCTG GCTGAAGTCAACTACCTTGGGCAATTGAGTCATCCAAATCTTGTTAAACTTATTGGTTACTGCTGTGAAGGTGATCACAGGTTGCTGGTTTACGAGTACATGGCTTGTGGCAGTCTTGAAAATCACCTTTTCCAAC GGGTTTGCTTAACATTGCCATGGTCCACTCGTATGAAAATTGCCTTAGGTGCTGCAAAAGGGCTTGCCTTTCTTCATGGAGCTGAAAGATCCATAATTTATAGAGATTTTAAGGCATCAAACATTTTACTAGATGCG GACTACAATGCTAAGCTTTCTGACTTTGGCCTTGCAAAAGAAGGACCCATTGGGGATCAAACTCATGTATCCACCCGAGTCATGGGAACATATGGCTATGCAGCTCCTGAGTACATAATGACTG GCCATTTAACTGCAAGGAGTGATGTTTATGGTTTTGGAGTGGTGCTCCTTGAGATGCTTTTAGGAAGAAAGGCAGTGGATAAAAGCAGATCAAATCGAGATTTCAACCTCGTCGACTTCGCTCGCCCACTCTTGATCAACAGCAGGAAGTTACTTAGGATAATTGATCCAAGGATGGATGGTCAGTACTCAAATAGAGTTGCAGTAGAGGTAGCTAGTATGGCACATCGATGTCTCAGCCATAATCCTAAAGGGAGGCCAACCATGGACCAAGTAGTTGAGATCCTCCAAGGCATTCAGGATCTGCCTGAAAGCATGGAAGATTTATTGCTTCAGAATGGCAGCATTGCTATCACTCTCTATGAGGCTCCAAAAGAGGATGAGACCACTCCAAGTAACTACAAGAAGGAAGATGGGACAAACATGCATCACAGAAGAAGGACAAGGCACGGAAATGAAAGAAGCAAAAGTGAGCCTCCTGCTGATTTCAACCTGTTCAGCCCCTCACCAGATTCTGATAAGCTGCATCAAgttacaaaaccaaaatctagacgAACAAGGATTGCCAAACCGTCTCTTGATCAGCTTTATGATGTATTATAG